The genomic region TGCATCGCGACGTCCTTGAAGGCGAGCGTCGGGCCGTGGAACAGTTCGAGGATCGTCAAGCCGGGCTTCACGGCATGCAGCGGCGTGACTTCATCGCTCGCGAATGTGGCGTAAGCCTCGCTCGCCATGCGAAAGAGATCGTCGCGGGAGATCTCATCGCCGGTGAACGGATGAATGACCTCGACCGCGATTTCGGCGAAGGATTTTCCGGCGAAGAACGTGATCGTTTCGGAAGAAAGGACCGGCCAGACTTCCGGCACGTAAAGGCCGCCGTCGCGAGCAAGTCCCGCGAGGACAACGTCCTCAAATCCCAGTTTTTCGACTTCGCCGCGCGTTGAAATGTAGTTCAAATTATCTCTCATTCTGCGGTGGATCGGACGAATGTCGCCCGGCCGGCAAGCCTAATTCGACAGCCTCGGACGAACAACTTATTCGCCCGCTGTCCGGCTGCACCGCGACTTACTCTTTCTTAGATTGCAGGCCATCATCTTCCACAGCCGCAAGTCGCTGTCGAGCAAAGACCGCAAACACGGCGATGAGCGTCAGCGCCAGCCCGTACCACGTTACGACGTACTGGAGATGATTGTTGGGCAGATTGATCTCGGTCGTGCCGCCGCGCGGCCATCCGCCCGGATTGGGGGGCGCTGCGTCGGCATCCAGGGAAAACGGGGCGTAGGCCTGACGCTTCTCGGTGTTGAACTGGAGCGGGGTCGGGGGGCCTTCCGGACCCCACTGCATGCCCTCCAGGTCCGGCCAATACCAGCGGTTGCCAGCATAGTCGTTGTCGGGCGCGAACCAGGGTTTCGGTTGCGCTAGGCGCACGAGGCCGGTGACGGTCACGGGTCCGGCCACTTGGCCTTCGGCGCGCTTCGAGGGATCCTTCAGCGTCTCGGGCACCCAGCCACGGTTCACGAAGAGCGGCGGCAGTCCGCCGTCAGGAATAAGCAGCGTGTAGACGTCCCAGCCCTGCGACTGATCGGTCGGGTGATAGAGGTGGCGCTCGCGGCTGTAATCGAAGCGGCCGGTGACGCGCATGTGCATGTATTCGACGTCGCCCGTTTTCACATATTCGGCGAGGACGGCCGGATAGGAGATGGGCTCCGCCGTCCGTCGCGTCTCGATGCGCGAGATCAGCGCCTCTTTCCAGGACTTTCGGTGCCACTGCCAGTTGCCCAGCCCGATGAGGACCGGCAGCAGGGCAAGCGTCAAAAGTCCCGGGACGATGAGGCCGGCGGCGCGCCAGCGCGCAAACATGCTCATCCTTCCTTAGAGAGACGGCCTTCTTCGGCCTTGTTCTTGAACTGCAAGGCGATCAACAGCGCCTTGAGAAAACGAAGCAGCAAAACCGCAAGTAGCGGCGTCAGAATTCCCCATAGGAGAACGTGGACCCACCAGGGCACGCCAAACTTGAACTCGGCGATGAGGGCGCCACCGATGCAGAGAAAGCCGAGGATGAAGATCGCGAAAACGGCAGGCCCGTCACCCGTATCGACGAACTTGTAGTCGAGGCCGCAGACATCGCACTTGTCGCGCATGTTCAGGACATTCACGAAAAGCTTGCCTTTGCCACAGCGGGGACAACGGCAGGTGACGGCCGTGACCAATGGCGAAACGGATTGAGTGTGGCTGTGCACGACCATCTCGATTTCTGCATCGTCGCGTTTGTCGCGACTCCTGCCTATCTGGCGCGGACATTCAACTGCGAAGAGCGCCGCGCTTCAAACGACAAAAGGCGGCACATTAGCCGCCTTCTGCCTTGGATCTCATTTCTCGACGCCACCGGCCGCTTATTCGGCGCCCGGAACGATCGGACCGGCGCCCCAAACGTAGATGCAGGCAAACAGGAACAGCCAGACGACGTCAACGAAGTGCCAGTACCAGGCTGCAGCCTCGAAGCCGAAGTGCTGTTGCGGCGTGAAAGCGCCCCGCAGCGCACGGATGAGGCACACGAGCAGGAAGATCGTGCCGATGATCACGTGCGCGCCATGGAAGCCGGTCGCCATGAAGAACGTCGCGCCATAGGAATGGCCCGGGAAGCTGAAGCCGGCATGGCTGTATTCCAGCGCCTGGCAGGCCGTGAACGTCATGCCGAGGATGACGGTCAGCACGAGACCGATCACGAGACCACGACGGTCGTTCTTCAGAAGCGCGTGGTGCGCCCACGTCACCGTGCAGCCCGACGTCAGCAGGATGAGCGTGTTGACGAGCGGCAGACCCCACGGGTTGAAGGTGTGCTTGAAGAAGCCGGGGATCGGGGCATCCGTTGCGGCGACGGGCACCGGCGGCCACTTGCCGCCGAAGACTTGGTCGCGCGTTGTGGTGCCGACGACGGAGGCGGCATTGTTCATCAGGTCGTGTACGCCGGCCGGGAAGAAAGCGAAATCGAAGTAAGCCCAGAACCAAGCGACGAAGAACATCACTTCCGAGGCGATGAACAGGATCATGCCGTAACGGAGGTGAAGCTGGACCACGGGCGTCTGATAGCCCTGGTTGGCTTCGCGGATGACGTCGATCCACCAAGCCCAGGCCGAGGCGACCACCGCGGTCATGCCGATGGCAAAGAGCCAGGGCCCCTTCATGCCGAGGACGCC from Hyphomicrobium sp. MC1 harbors:
- a CDS encoding SURF1 family protein — translated: MFARWRAAGLIVPGLLTLALLPVLIGLGNWQWHRKSWKEALISRIETRRTAEPISYPAVLAEYVKTGDVEYMHMRVTGRFDYSRERHLYHPTDQSQGWDVYTLLIPDGGLPPLFVNRGWVPETLKDPSKRAEGQVAGPVTVTGLVRLAQPKPWFAPDNDYAGNRWYWPDLEGMQWGPEGPPTPLQFNTEKRQAYAPFSLDADAAPPNPGGWPRGGTTEINLPNNHLQYVVTWYGLALTLIAVFAVFARQRLAAVEDDGLQSKKE
- a CDS encoding DUF983 domain-containing protein, with the protein product MNVLNMRDKCDVCGLDYKFVDTGDGPAVFAIFILGFLCIGGALIAEFKFGVPWWVHVLLWGILTPLLAVLLLRFLKALLIALQFKNKAEEGRLSKEG
- a CDS encoding cytochrome c oxidase subunit 3 — protein: MADTHAKHHDYHLVNPSPWPLASSVSALIMAVGAIVWMRTHVDGLGVLGMKGPWLFAIGMTAVVASAWAWWIDVIREANQGYQTPVVQLHLRYGMILFIASEVMFFVAWFWAYFDFAFFPAGVHDLMNNAASVVGTTTRDQVFGGKWPPVPVAATDAPIPGFFKHTFNPWGLPLVNTLILLTSGCTVTWAHHALLKNDRRGLVIGLVLTVILGMTFTACQALEYSHAGFSFPGHSYGATFFMATGFHGAHVIIGTIFLLVCLIRALRGAFTPQQHFGFEAAAWYWHFVDVVWLFLFACIYVWGAGPIVPGAE